A window of Chitinophaga sp. MM2321 contains these coding sequences:
- a CDS encoding DUF6134 family protein, whose translation MKNLFRVLLSVITVAVLYLPVNAQKNTFEVRVANHAIGTIEAQRKVNGTAKSIVIKTRIQTILSKVNSDIINEYNNNVLTMARSTRVSGSGKSNDDKETTTRRNGNDYTIILNGTKLKIDNTEIDHCVGELYFAEPKQVTRIFSETLGRFLQLRPLGSGEYELVLPEGKKNIYKYLNGTLVQVEVNHTFGKAIFVKI comes from the coding sequence ATGAAAAACCTTTTTCGTGTATTGTTGAGCGTTATTACGGTTGCTGTATTGTACCTGCCAGTAAATGCCCAGAAAAATACTTTTGAAGTGCGGGTGGCGAATCACGCCATAGGTACCATTGAGGCGCAACGTAAGGTAAATGGGACTGCTAAAAGTATTGTCATTAAAACACGTATTCAAACAATATTGTCTAAAGTGAACAGTGATATCATTAATGAATACAATAATAATGTACTGACCATGGCCCGGTCTACACGGGTATCAGGATCCGGTAAGAGCAACGATGATAAGGAGACAACTACCCGCCGTAACGGCAACGACTATACGATTATATTGAATGGCACAAAATTAAAAATAGACAATACCGAAATTGATCATTGTGTAGGAGAACTTTATTTTGCAGAACCCAAACAGGTAACCCGCATCTTTTCTGAAACACTGGGCCGCTTTTTACAACTCAGACCCCTCGGCAGCGGTGAGTATGAACTGGTACTCCCCGAAGGGAAAAAGAACATCTACAAATACCTGAATGGCACCCTCGTACAGGTGGAGGTAAACCACACATTTGGGAAAGCGATATTCGTCAAGATATGA
- the kynU gene encoding kynureninase: MEYVATLAFAKEKDQQDPLNKFREQFYFPQHNGKDAIYLCGNSLGLQSRNVKAAIDQELADWQAYAVEGYWAAKNPWLYYQQYCSKPLTSILGASQQELTVMNTLTVNLHLMMVSFYRPTSQRFKVLMEAGAFPSDQYAIETQVKFHGFDPEVAIIEVSPRPGEHLIRLEDILEIINKESDSLALVLFGGINYYTGQFFDIPAITAAAHRAGAYAGFDLAHVAGNIPVALHNWGVDFAVWCSYKYLNGGPGAVGGAFVHEKHAGNCGLFRLGGWWGNEESARFKMEKGFVPKQEAEGWQHSTAQVFNMVSLKASLELFEAAGIGALRSKSNDMTNYLVFLLQQLNGINFEIITPKNCNERGAQLSLLFLDNGKEIHQQMKNAGIIVDWREPGVIRVSPAPLYNSYQDVFHFYEIISNIASNA, translated from the coding sequence ATGGAGTACGTAGCAACCTTAGCATTTGCAAAAGAGAAGGACCAACAGGATCCATTGAATAAATTCAGAGAGCAGTTTTATTTCCCGCAACATAATGGAAAAGATGCTATTTATTTATGTGGTAACTCACTTGGCTTACAGTCCAGGAATGTGAAAGCAGCGATAGACCAGGAGTTAGCCGATTGGCAGGCATATGCGGTGGAAGGTTACTGGGCGGCAAAGAATCCATGGTTATATTATCAGCAGTATTGCAGTAAGCCGTTGACAAGTATATTAGGAGCCAGTCAGCAGGAGCTAACGGTAATGAATACACTTACTGTGAATCTGCACCTGATGATGGTGAGTTTTTACCGGCCAACCAGCCAACGGTTTAAAGTGTTAATGGAGGCAGGAGCCTTTCCCAGCGACCAATATGCAATAGAAACCCAGGTGAAATTTCACGGATTTGACCCTGAAGTCGCTATCATAGAGGTTTCCCCCCGGCCCGGAGAGCATTTGATAAGGTTGGAAGATATTTTGGAAATTATTAACAAGGAAAGTGATAGCTTAGCATTAGTTTTATTTGGTGGGATTAATTATTACACCGGACAGTTTTTTGATATACCCGCTATAACAGCCGCTGCACACCGTGCAGGCGCTTATGCCGGTTTCGACCTGGCACATGTAGCAGGAAATATTCCGGTAGCATTGCACAATTGGGGAGTAGATTTTGCCGTTTGGTGCTCATATAAGTATCTGAATGGTGGTCCCGGCGCAGTAGGAGGCGCATTTGTGCATGAAAAACACGCCGGCAACTGCGGACTTTTCCGCCTTGGTGGCTGGTGGGGCAACGAAGAGAGTGCACGTTTTAAAATGGAAAAAGGGTTTGTGCCTAAACAAGAAGCCGAAGGATGGCAGCATAGCACCGCTCAGGTGTTTAATATGGTAAGCCTGAAAGCCTCCCTGGAATTATTTGAAGCAGCCGGTATCGGTGCTTTACGCAGTAAAAGCAATGATATGACTAACTATCTGGTCTTTTTATTGCAGCAGTTGAATGGTATAAATTTTGAAATTATTACACCTAAAAATTGTAACGAACGTGGTGCTCAATTATCTTTGTTATTCCTGGACAATGGTAAAGAAATACATCAGCAAATGAAAAATGCCGGTATAATCGTTGACTGGAGAGAACCCGGAGTCATCAGAGTTTCACCGGCGCCCTTATATAATTCTTATCAGGATGTATTTCATTTTTATGAAATCATATCTAATATTGCTTCAAACGCTTAA
- a CDS encoding head GIN domain-containing protein, which yields MKKQFLITYTSLSVGWFLLMLAIFALILGGCTKERITGSGNVVEETRTTAPFTEVEISGAFEVHLLQDSSAQVVIKAEDNIMGVIETGTHGNILYVRTKNHVNIRRHMPIHIYVHSRLFQRITFSGSGSLDNKDTLQSTSFRYVLNGSANASLALATTAISTTINGSGDLIMKGHATTLNSDINGSGNISALDMTVQTADITIRGSGAHTIQVEKELRVSILGSGNVTYSGTPTKLETDIKGSGKLIKI from the coding sequence ATGAAGAAACAATTCTTAATTACTTATACCAGCCTCAGTGTAGGATGGTTTTTACTCATGCTGGCGATCTTCGCGCTGATCCTCGGCGGTTGCACAAAAGAGCGCATTACCGGCTCAGGAAATGTGGTAGAAGAAACACGTACTACTGCTCCTTTCACGGAGGTGGAAATATCAGGTGCGTTTGAGGTACACCTGTTGCAGGATAGCAGTGCCCAGGTAGTAATCAAGGCAGAAGATAATATTATGGGTGTTATCGAAACCGGTACCCATGGCAATATCCTGTATGTGCGTACAAAAAATCATGTCAATATCCGCCGGCATATGCCGATACATATATATGTACACAGCCGCCTCTTTCAGCGCATCACTTTTTCCGGTTCCGGCTCATTGGATAATAAGGATACCTTACAAAGTACATCGTTCAGGTATGTGTTGAATGGTAGCGCCAATGCTTCCCTGGCACTGGCCACCACAGCAATCTCCACAACGATCAATGGTTCCGGTGATCTGATCATGAAAGGTCATGCTACAACACTGAACAGTGATATCAATGGCAGCGGCAATATTTCCGCACTGGATATGACCGTGCAAACCGCTGATATTACGATCAGGGGCTCAGGAGCGCATACCATCCAGGTGGAAAAAGAATTGCGGGTGAGTATCCTTGGCAGTGGTAATGTTACCTATTCAGGTACACCAACGAAATTGGAGACTGATATAAAAGGATCAGGAAAACTGATTAAGATATAA
- a CDS encoding 2-oxoacid:acceptor oxidoreductase subunit alpha has product MPNISIQKLDDVVIKFAGDSGDGMQLTGSQFSNNTALFGNDLSTFPDFPAEIRAPIGTLPGVSGFQLHFSSNRIFTPGDACDVLVAMNAAALKVNLKGLKKGGIIIANTDGFDSKNLRLANYPEGINPLEDGSLVNYQLHSMDVTKMTREALKDISMGMKEKDRAKNMFVLGFLYWLYDRNMENTEVFLKEKFGKKAEILESNLRALHAGYNFADTVEAFTTRYHVEKARMEPGTYRSITGNTALSYGLVAASQKANLPLFLGTYPITPASDILHELSRFKNFGIRTFQAEDEIAGISSAIGASYGGHMGLTTTSGPGMALKGEAMGLAVMLEIPLLIIDIQRGGPSTGLPTKTEQSDLLQAYYGRNGECPMPVISASTPADCFDAIFEAFRIAVQHMTPVIFLSDGYIANGSEPWRFPKSADLPAIEVKFKKGLEEGEEHFLPYHRDENLVRPWAVPGTPGLEHRIGGLEKQNITGNVSYDPENHQLMVKIRQEKVDKIADSIPLQKIEVGPEKGKVLVLGWGSTYGAIKSAVLELLAEGHEVAHAQIRHLRPFPKNLEEILHSYDKVLIPEINNGQLIKIIRDQYLIDAQGYHKIMGVPITKGELVTRIREML; this is encoded by the coding sequence ATGCCTAATATTTCGATTCAAAAGCTGGATGATGTCGTGATAAAATTCGCAGGCGACAGTGGAGACGGGATGCAATTAACGGGTAGCCAGTTTTCAAATAATACCGCTTTATTCGGTAATGACCTGAGTACTTTCCCGGATTTTCCCGCCGAAATACGCGCTCCAATAGGTACTTTGCCGGGCGTGAGCGGATTTCAGCTTCATTTTTCTTCTAACAGAATATTTACACCGGGTGATGCCTGTGATGTACTGGTGGCGATGAATGCCGCTGCCCTGAAAGTAAACCTGAAAGGATTGAAAAAAGGCGGGATTATTATCGCCAACACAGACGGTTTTGACAGTAAGAACCTGCGTCTTGCCAACTATCCCGAGGGCATCAACCCCCTGGAAGACGGTTCTCTGGTGAACTATCAGCTGCATTCCATGGATGTTACCAAAATGACCCGTGAAGCACTGAAAGATATCAGCATGGGCATGAAGGAGAAAGACCGTGCAAAAAATATGTTTGTACTGGGCTTCCTCTATTGGCTGTATGACCGTAACATGGAAAACACAGAAGTTTTCCTGAAAGAGAAGTTCGGTAAAAAAGCAGAGATCCTGGAAAGTAACCTGAGAGCCCTGCATGCAGGTTACAACTTCGCCGATACCGTGGAAGCTTTCACTACCCGCTATCACGTAGAAAAGGCCCGTATGGAGCCAGGTACCTACCGCAGCATTACCGGTAATACGGCGCTGTCTTACGGTCTGGTGGCTGCTTCACAGAAAGCTAACCTACCACTTTTCCTGGGTACTTACCCGATTACACCGGCTTCCGATATCCTGCATGAACTCAGCCGCTTCAAAAATTTTGGTATCCGTACTTTCCAGGCAGAAGATGAAATTGCTGGTATTAGTTCCGCTATCGGCGCCTCTTATGGCGGCCATATGGGATTAACCACTACTTCCGGCCCGGGTATGGCGCTGAAAGGCGAAGCCATGGGACTGGCAGTAATGCTGGAAATTCCGTTACTGATCATTGATATTCAGCGTGGTGGACCTTCTACAGGGCTGCCTACCAAAACAGAGCAATCGGATCTGTTACAGGCTTATTATGGCCGTAATGGAGAGTGTCCGATGCCAGTTATATCAGCTTCCACACCGGCAGATTGCTTCGATGCCATTTTTGAAGCCTTCCGCATTGCTGTGCAGCACATGACACCGGTCATCTTCCTCAGCGATGGATATATTGCCAATGGTTCCGAACCATGGCGTTTCCCCAAGAGTGCCGACCTGCCTGCCATTGAAGTGAAATTCAAGAAAGGATTGGAAGAAGGGGAAGAACATTTCCTGCCTTATCACCGCGATGAAAACCTGGTGCGCCCCTGGGCGGTACCTGGTACACCGGGGCTGGAACACCGTATTGGTGGACTGGAAAAACAGAATATTACCGGTAATGTGAGCTATGATCCGGAAAACCACCAGCTGATGGTGAAGATCCGCCAGGAGAAGGTAGATAAGATTGCCGATAGTATTCCGTTACAAAAGATCGAAGTAGGTCCGGAAAAAGGTAAAGTACTGGTATTAGGCTGGGGTTCTACCTATGGCGCTATCAAAAGTGCTGTACTGGAGCTGTTGGCAGAAGGCCACGAAGTAGCGCATGCACAAATTCGCCATCTGCGCCCCTTCCCGAAAAATCTGGAAGAAATATTGCATAGCTACGATAAAGTACTGATTCCTGAAATTAACAATGGTCAGCTCATCAAAATAATCCGTGACCAGTATCTGATTGATGCTCAGGGCTATCACAAAATAATGGGCGTGCCCATTACAAAAGGAGAACTCGTTACGAGGATCAGGGAGATGCTGTAA
- a CDS encoding carboxypeptidase regulatory-like domain-containing protein has translation MKKMKVTMLALAAVAFVAFAFKGIDGGSITGKVTPAAGATEAWAIQGTDTLKSPVSDGAFSFQNAKTGVYTIIIGAKEPLKPATVNDVKVEDGKATDLGEIKLGE, from the coding sequence ATGAAAAAGATGAAAGTAACCATGTTAGCACTTGCGGCTGTAGCGTTTGTAGCTTTTGCATTTAAAGGTATTGATGGCGGTTCCATCACAGGTAAAGTAACACCTGCTGCCGGAGCCACAGAGGCCTGGGCCATCCAGGGTACAGATACGCTCAAGTCACCCGTTTCAGATGGCGCATTTAGTTTTCAAAATGCAAAAACAGGCGTGTATACTATTATTATAGGAGCCAAAGAACCACTTAAACCTGCAACTGTTAACGATGTTAAAGTGGAAGATGGAAAAGCCACCGATCTCGGAGAGATCAAATTAGGAGAATAA
- a CDS encoding Bax inhibitor-1/YccA family protein produces MALFQSNNPVLKQSIFDKVAHTEGETMTIRGTVNKMSFLLVMLMAAAVFSYGEFLRGSSNVMPLVIGGAIGGFVLALVIIFKKEWSPYLAPAYAIAQGLFLGAISAMFNGQYQGIVLQAVGLTFGTFIAMLVLYRTGVIRATERFKSIIITATMGIGIFYLIAIVLRLFHVDIPFIHSSGTFGIIFSLVVVSIAALNLILDFDMIEQGAAQGAPKYFEWYGSFGLLVTLVWLYLEILRLLSKLNRR; encoded by the coding sequence ATGGCACTATTTCAATCGAACAACCCTGTACTGAAGCAAAGTATATTCGACAAGGTTGCTCACACGGAAGGCGAAACCATGACCATTCGCGGGACGGTTAATAAGATGTCTTTCCTGCTGGTCATGCTGATGGCAGCAGCAGTATTTTCTTACGGAGAATTTTTAAGGGGCAGCAGCAATGTGATGCCACTGGTAATAGGAGGTGCAATAGGCGGTTTTGTACTGGCGCTGGTGATCATCTTCAAAAAAGAATGGTCTCCCTATCTTGCACCGGCTTACGCCATTGCACAAGGTTTATTCCTGGGGGCTATCTCTGCTATGTTTAACGGTCAATATCAAGGTATCGTATTACAGGCGGTAGGTCTTACTTTCGGCACCTTCATCGCGATGCTGGTATTATACCGCACAGGAGTGATCCGCGCAACTGAACGTTTTAAATCTATCATTATAACAGCTACAATGGGTATCGGTATCTTTTACCTGATCGCTATTGTACTTCGTTTGTTCCATGTTGATATTCCGTTTATTCACAGCAGCGGTACTTTCGGAATTATATTTTCACTGGTGGTAGTAAGTATTGCTGCCCTGAACCTCATTCTTGATTTTGATATGATTGAACAGGGAGCCGCACAGGGTGCACCAAAGTATTTTGAGTGGTATGGTTCTTTCGGACTGCTGGTAACACTGGTTTGGTTGTACCTCGAAATCCTGCGCCTGTTGAGCAAATTGAACAGAAGATAA
- a CDS encoding 2'-5' RNA ligase family protein: protein MNFERNERPRRPYSSDTNKENDPNKERGDFKPNLNNEREGGKPDYNSGDRESRPRTDYNGGDRESRPRTDYNREGGYRPRTDYNRDGGSGGGYNRDGGGGYNRDGGGGGYNRDGGSGGGYNRGGGGGYDRGSGGGGGYNRDGGSGGGGYNRGGGGGGYDRGSGGGGGYNRDGGSGGGGYNRGGGGGGYDRGSGGGGGYNRDGGSGGGGYNRGGGGGYNREGGGGGGYNRGGGGGGYDRGGGGGGYNRGGGGGGGYRSGGSPRQGGRPQRFEPKPDNKIYFIALLPTAEVGKEIIKIKQEFAEQYGPMYALKVLPHITLQVPFTADPALEKAFCDELTEFAKTQAPFEVSLKGYGTFPNKQNRVLFINVEKSETMSAMHRQLINFLRKEFGFSTMLARTGFTPHVTVAFKDLEDDQFNKAWPEYENKDYEATFKVNNLYFLRHNGKSWEVLQKCKLGGA from the coding sequence ATGAATTTTGAGAGAAACGAACGCCCCCGCAGGCCCTACTCTTCTGATACCAACAAAGAGAATGATCCCAACAAGGAGAGAGGTGACTTCAAACCCAATTTAAACAATGAGCGGGAGGGTGGAAAACCCGACTACAACAGTGGAGACCGTGAGAGTCGTCCACGTACCGACTACAACGGTGGAGACCGTGAAAGTCGTCCCCGCACTGACTATAACCGCGAAGGCGGATATCGTCCCCGTACTGACTATAATCGCGACGGAGGTTCCGGTGGTGGTTATAATCGTGATGGTGGCGGTGGCTATAACCGTGATGGCGGTGGTGGTGGTTACAACCGTGACGGAGGTTCCGGTGGTGGCTACAACCGCGGTGGCGGTGGAGGCTATGATCGCGGCAGTGGCGGCGGTGGTGGTTACAACCGTGACGGAGGTTCCGGTGGTGGCGGCTACAATCGCGGCGGTGGCGGCGGTGGTTATGATCGCGGCAGTGGCGGCGGTGGTGGTTACAACCGTGACGGAGGTTCCGGTGGTGGCGGCTACAATCGCGGCGGTGGCGGTGGTGGTTATGATCGCGGCAGCGGCGGCGGTGGTGGTTACAACCGTGACGGAGGTTCCGGCGGTGGCGGCTACAATCGTGGTGGCGGCGGTGGTTACAATCGCGAAGGCGGCGGTGGCGGTGGCTACAACCGTGGTGGCGGTGGCGGCGGTTACGATCGCGGCGGTGGTGGCGGTGGCTATAACCGTGGCGGTGGCGGCGGTGGTGGATACCGTAGCGGCGGCAGCCCAAGACAGGGCGGCAGACCTCAACGCTTCGAACCAAAACCAGATAACAAAATATACTTTATCGCCTTGCTGCCAACCGCAGAAGTAGGTAAAGAGATCATAAAAATCAAACAGGAATTTGCAGAACAATACGGTCCTATGTACGCACTGAAAGTGTTGCCACATATTACCCTGCAGGTACCTTTCACGGCTGATCCGGCACTGGAAAAAGCTTTCTGTGATGAACTGACTGAATTTGCCAAAACACAGGCTCCTTTTGAAGTATCACTGAAAGGCTACGGTACATTCCCGAATAAACAGAACCGTGTACTGTTCATCAACGTGGAAAAAAGTGAAACCATGTCTGCTATGCACCGTCAGCTGATCAACTTCCTGCGTAAGGAATTTGGCTTCAGCACCATGCTGGCACGTACCGGGTTCACACCACACGTTACCGTGGCTTTCAAAGACCTGGAAGATGATCAGTTTAACAAGGCATGGCCGGAGTATGAAAACAAAGATTACGAGGCTACCTTTAAAGTAAACAACCTGTATTTCCTCCGTCACAACGGTAAATCATGGGAAGTACTCCAGAAATGTAAACTGGGCGGCGCCTGA
- a CDS encoding efflux RND transporter permease subunit produces MQDNIHKEFKPTSWAIDNKVSIYVATIIIAFAGILSYINLPKEQFPEVVFPQFFINTVLAGTSPEDMETLVTKPIEKQLNGISGVKKIKSTSMQDFSAITIEFNANEDIEAARQQVREKVDDAKKDLPKDLTQEPQIVKIDVSQIPIMNVNLSGDFDLQTLKRYADDMKDRIEALNEITRVDLVGELEREIQINVDKYKMDAAKISFEDIIGAIQGENITISGGLVSMDGQKRSLSVKGEYKDPSRIGNIIVRGQSGATVYLKDIANVVDGFLEQESYARLAGKNVITLNVIKQSGKNLIDASDKIQEITKDMQENYFPKGLNVTITADQSKSTRVTLHDLINTIIIGFLLVTLILMFFMGAVNAIFVALSVPISMFIAFLLMPMYGFTLNMMVLFSFLLALGIVVDDAIVVIENVHRIYNERKELGIVKAAKIAAGEVFLPVFSGTLTVLAPFVPLLFWPGVIGKFMFYLPVTLITTLGASLVVAYIINPVFAVDFMDRHEGENQPKPRFDKKFKILTGVFVLLALVGYANGSRGVGNFVIFLYLIIVLERFWLGGVARRFQHGFWPRVQERYKRILKWCLVAWRPIWILVATFCLLIFSIILTGIRNPKVVFFPQADPNFIYTYIELPNGTDQKYTDSITHIVENRITKVVGSNNPIVESIISNVAKGAGDPSQMDMSTQPQKGKVTVAFVEFGARNGQSTVQYLDKIRNAVKGIPGTNITVEQEQGGPPTGKPINIEITGDNFDELTSSSFRLKRYLDSLHVDGVEELKSDFEDNKPEIVVSIDRERANSEGISTRQIGGALRTALFGFEASKIRDAKDEYKIMVRLKEDQRNNINNLMNLNLVYRDMNMGGAIRQVPLSAVADIHYSNTYAGIKRIDQKRVITLYSNVLTGFNTNEVVQHIETALRDFSHPSSVTIKMTGEQEDQLETMNFLMMAMLGAFGLILMIMVTQFNSIGRPLIIFLEILFSIIGVFLGFSIFKMDISIVMTGVGIMALAGIVVRNGIVLVEFTDLLVQQKMPVYEAVVEAGKTRMTPVILTAIAAILGLIPLAVGFNIDFASLFSDFKPHIFFGGDNVAFWGPLAWTMVFGLIFATFLTLILVPVMYAMNKRSLDVLDRYNMPRSLKYVPFLVLILKIFMKKEEVRKLHDPQYLSQKPYDFFPEPGDNGEPVHADKVDGISVN; encoded by the coding sequence AACGCGAATGAAGATATTGAAGCGGCGAGGCAGCAAGTACGTGAAAAAGTAGATGATGCCAAGAAGGATCTGCCCAAAGACCTGACCCAGGAACCACAGATCGTAAAGATCGATGTTTCCCAGATTCCTATCATGAACGTAAACCTCTCCGGTGACTTCGATCTGCAAACATTGAAACGTTATGCGGATGATATGAAAGACCGCATTGAAGCACTGAATGAAATTACCCGTGTAGACCTGGTAGGGGAGCTGGAACGTGAGATTCAGATCAACGTGGACAAATACAAAATGGATGCCGCCAAAATCAGTTTTGAAGATATTATCGGCGCCATTCAGGGAGAGAATATTACCATCTCCGGCGGTCTGGTATCGATGGACGGACAGAAACGCAGTCTCAGTGTAAAAGGCGAATACAAAGATCCTTCCCGTATCGGTAATATCATTGTCCGCGGACAGTCAGGCGCCACGGTGTATCTGAAAGATATCGCCAACGTAGTGGATGGTTTCCTGGAACAGGAAAGCTATGCGCGGCTTGCAGGAAAAAATGTAATTACACTGAACGTCATTAAACAAAGTGGTAAGAACCTGATCGATGCATCTGACAAGATCCAGGAAATTACCAAAGACATGCAGGAGAATTACTTTCCGAAAGGCCTGAACGTCACTATTACGGCTGATCAGTCTAAATCCACCCGTGTTACCTTACATGATCTGATCAATACCATCATCATAGGCTTTCTGTTGGTAACACTGATCCTCATGTTCTTCATGGGTGCGGTGAATGCCATCTTCGTGGCCTTGTCGGTACCTATCTCCATGTTCATTGCATTTCTACTCATGCCGATGTATGGGTTTACGCTGAATATGATGGTACTGTTCTCTTTCCTGCTGGCATTGGGTATTGTGGTAGATGATGCGATTGTGGTGATAGAAAACGTGCACCGTATTTATAATGAGCGAAAGGAACTGGGGATTGTGAAAGCCGCCAAGATAGCGGCGGGGGAAGTATTCCTGCCGGTATTTTCCGGAACGCTCACAGTACTTGCACCATTTGTGCCGTTACTATTCTGGCCTGGTGTGATCGGTAAGTTCATGTTCTATTTACCGGTAACATTGATCACTACTTTAGGTGCATCACTGGTGGTGGCGTACATTATCAACCCGGTATTTGCGGTAGATTTCATGGATCGTCATGAAGGTGAAAACCAGCCGAAGCCCAGGTTCGACAAGAAGTTTAAGATCCTTACAGGTGTATTTGTGTTGCTGGCGCTGGTAGGATATGCCAATGGCAGCAGGGGAGTAGGCAACTTTGTGATCTTCCTGTATCTCATTATTGTGCTGGAACGTTTTTGGCTGGGTGGCGTGGCACGCCGCTTCCAGCATGGGTTCTGGCCTAGAGTGCAAGAGCGTTACAAACGGATCCTGAAGTGGTGTCTGGTAGCCTGGCGTCCAATATGGATCCTGGTAGCTACTTTCTGTCTGCTGATCTTCAGCATTATTTTAACCGGTATCCGGAATCCTAAAGTAGTGTTCTTTCCGCAGGCAGATCCCAACTTTATCTATACCTATATCGAGCTGCCAAATGGTACCGATCAGAAGTATACAGATTCTATTACGCATATCGTGGAAAACCGCATCACTAAAGTGGTAGGCAGCAATAATCCTATTGTGGAATCTATCATTTCCAATGTGGCCAAAGGCGCCGGCGATCCTTCACAGATGGATATGAGTACCCAGCCACAGAAAGGTAAAGTAACAGTGGCCTTTGTGGAATTTGGCGCCAGGAATGGACAGTCTACTGTACAATATCTTGATAAAATCCGTAATGCGGTGAAGGGTATTCCCGGTACCAATATCACGGTAGAGCAGGAGCAGGGCGGACCTCCAACCGGTAAGCCAATTAATATAGAGATCACAGGTGATAATTTTGATGAGCTGACCAGTTCTTCGTTCAGGCTTAAACGTTATCTCGATTCCTTACATGTAGATGGTGTGGAAGAACTGAAGAGTGATTTTGAAGATAACAAACCGGAAATTGTTGTGAGCATTGACCGGGAGCGGGCTAATAGTGAAGGTATTTCCACCAGGCAGATTGGCGGCGCGTTGCGTACAGCGTTGTTTGGCTTCGAGGCTTCCAAGATCAGGGATGCGAAAGATGAATATAAGATTATGGTGAGATTGAAAGAAGATCAGCGGAATAATATCAATAACCTGATGAACCTGAACCTGGTATACCGCGATATGAATATGGGCGGGGCCATCCGCCAGGTGCCGTTGTCTGCGGTAGCTGATATTCATTACTCTAATACTTACGCAGGTATTAAAAGAATAGATCAGAAACGTGTAATTACGTTGTATTCCAATGTGTTGACAGGCTTCAATACCAACGAAGTGGTACAGCATATAGAAACCGCGCTGCGTGATTTCTCTCATCCATCTTCGGTTACCATTAAAATGACCGGTGAGCAGGAAGACCAGCTGGAAACGATGAACTTCCTGATGATGGCTATGCTGGGCGCTTTTGGGCTGATCCTGATGATCATGGTAACGCAGTTTAACTCTATTGGCCGGCCGTTGATCATCTTCCTGGAAATCCTGTTTAGTATTATAGGGGTATTCCTGGGCTTTTCCATCTTCAAAATGGACATTTCCATTGTTATGACGGGGGTTGGTATTATGGCGCTGGCGGGTATTGTGGTACGTAATGGTATTGTGCTGGTAGAGTTTACGGACCTGCTGGTACAGCAGAAGATGCCGGTGTATGAAGCAGTGGTGGAAGCGGGTAAAACCCGTATGACGCCGGTGATCCTGACGGCCATCGCGGCTATTCTGGGACTCATTCCCTTGGCAGTGGGCTTTAATATCGATTTCGCCAGCCTGTTTAGCGACTTTAAGCCGCATATTTTCTTTGGTGGAGATAACGTGGCTTTCTGGGGTCCGCTTGCCTGGACAATGGTATTCGGGTTGATTTTTGCCACTTTCCTGACACTGATCCTGGTGCCGGTGATGTATGCGATGAACAAGCGGTCGCTGGATGTGCTGGACAGGTATAATATGCCCCGTTCGCTGAAGTATGTGCCTTTCCTGGTACTGATCTTAAAAATATTTATGAAGAAGGAAGAAGTGAGGAAGTTGCATGATCCGCAGTATTTATCGCAGAAACCATATGATTTCTTTCCGGAGCCGGGTGACAACGGAGAACCGGTACATGCGGATAAAGTAGACGGAATTTCAGTGAATTAG